Proteins from a genomic interval of Dunckerocampus dactyliophorus isolate RoL2022-P2 chromosome 5, RoL_Ddac_1.1, whole genome shotgun sequence:
- the LOC129181307 gene encoding high choriolytic enzyme 1-like, with the protein MTLVIFSLVTLLVASQGGWATQEDLSVSELLWRANKDVVHTQDEPLVMDDIAYDKDNEKNADQCTSRGCMWPKSSDGNVYVPYVIARHYSSRERSIIERGLTSFESVSCIRFVLRTNQRDYLSIQSNNGCYSYVGRRGNGQTLSLARQGCMYHSTVQHELLHALGFNHEQCRSDRDSHIRILWENIQSGWEYAFDKMNTLNMNTPYDYNSVMQYHRYAFSGNNKPTMQPIPNPNVSFGNASQMSKNDIARLNTLYKC; encoded by the exons ATGACGCTGGTCATCTTCTCGCTCGTCACATTGCTGGTGGCCTCACAAGGCGGCTGGGCCACGCAGGAG GATCTCTCCGTGTCTGAGCTTCTATGGCGGGCCAACAAAGATGTTG TTCATACGCAGGATGAGCCTCTGGTGATGGACGACATCGCGTATGACAAAGACAATGAGAAGAACGCTGACCAGTGCACTTCCAGAGGATGCATGTGGCCCAAATCCAGCGACGGGAATGTCTACGTACCTTATGTCATCGCCAGACATTACT CATCTCGTGAGCGCTCCATCATTGAGCGCGGCCTGACGTCCTTCGAGTCTGTCTCCTGCATCCGCTTTGTCTTACGCACCAACCAGAGAGACTACTTGAGCATTCAGTCCAACAATgg CTGTTACTCATATGTGGGTCGCCGTGGGAACGGCCAGACCTTGTCTCTGGCCCGTCAGGGCTGCATGTACCACAGCACGGTCCAGCATGAGCTGCTGCACGCTCTGGGCTTCAACCACGAGCAGTGTCGCTCCGATAGGGACAGCCACATCAGAATCTTGTGGGAGAACATCCAGTCTG GTTGGGAGTACGCCTTTGACAAGATGAACACTCTCAACATGAACACACCATATGACTACAACTCTGTCATGCAGTACCACAG GTACGCCTTCTCTGGCAACAACAAGCCCACCATGCAGCCCATCCCCAACCCCAACGTCAGCTTTGGCAACGCTAGCCAGATGAGCAAGAACGACATTGCCAGACTGAACACGTTGTACAAGTGTTGA